A single window of Ignavibacteriota bacterium DNA harbors:
- a CDS encoding glycerate kinase: protein MKILIAPDKFKDSLSAKEVCEGIEKGIGIFSKKIKIEKIPLADGGEGSLSALENKIPFRKIYVTSANPIFKPIKTYYGIYKNSAFIELAMASGLQLLNFKDRNPMFTSSFGTGEVILDAISKGSKRIYLFIGGSATNDCGIGIASALGYIFKDKKGNVLKPIGENLININKIEFTKNKLLSKIKFIVLTDVENVLFGKNGAAHVYAKQKGANETDINQLDKGLKNISKVIKNEFNKDISKLKGGGAAGGIAAGLFAFCNAKIVSGTETILKLLELDKKISKADLVITGEGFFDSQTLKGKIVKGVVDKCNKFNTPVGVICGDTNLTKKEFEKLNLEFVIPIKSKKITKEESMKNANIYLIERAQSIAKNSKKLKDE, encoded by the coding sequence ATGAAAATACTAATAGCGCCTGATAAATTTAAAGATTCTCTGTCCGCAAAAGAAGTTTGTGAAGGGATTGAGAAAGGAATTGGGATTTTTTCAAAAAAAATTAAAATAGAAAAGATTCCGTTAGCTGACGGAGGGGAAGGTTCATTATCAGCTTTGGAAAATAAAATTCCTTTCCGAAAAATTTATGTCACATCCGCAAATCCAATATTTAAACCAATTAAAACTTATTATGGAATTTATAAAAATTCCGCGTTTATAGAATTAGCTATGGCTTCCGGTTTGCAATTATTAAATTTTAAAGATCGCAATCCAATGTTTACAAGTTCATTTGGAACCGGAGAAGTTATTCTGGACGCGATTTCTAAAGGTTCAAAAAGGATATATCTTTTTATCGGTGGAAGCGCGACAAATGATTGTGGTATTGGTATTGCTTCAGCGCTTGGATATATTTTTAAGGATAAAAAAGGAAATGTTTTAAAACCGATCGGCGAGAATTTAATTAATATTAACAAAATCGAATTCACAAAAAATAAATTACTAAGTAAAATTAAATTTATTGTTCTGACTGATGTAGAGAATGTTTTGTTTGGAAAAAATGGCGCGGCACACGTTTACGCAAAACAAAAGGGAGCTAATGAAACAGATATAAATCAATTGGATAAAGGACTAAAAAATATTTCAAAAGTTATTAAAAATGAATTCAATAAAGATATATCCAAATTAAAAGGCGGAGGAGCCGCAGGAGGAATTGCGGCAGGTTTGTTTGCGTTTTGTAACGCGAAAATTGTAAGCGGAACGGAAACTATTTTAAAATTATTGGAATTAGATAAAAAAATTTCGAAAGCGGATCTTGTTATAACCGGCGAAGGATTTTTTGACAGCCAGACTTTAAAAGGAAAAATTGTTAAAGGTGTGGTTGATAAATGCAATAAATTTAATACTCCGGTTGGTGTTATTTGCGGAGATACAAATTTGACAAAAAAGGAATTTGAAAAATTGAATTTGGAGTTTGTAATTCCAATTAAAAGTAAAAAAATCACAAAAGAAGAGTCGATGAAAAATGCAAATATTTACTTAATTGAAAGGGCTCAATCAATTGCAAAAAATTCCAAAAAGTTAAAAGATGAATAA
- the serC gene encoding 3-phosphoserine/phosphohydroxythreonine transaminase, whose translation MSERIYNFSAGPAVLPEEVLLEAQADLVNYKNLGMSVMEMSHRSKAYDNIFKTAESDLRKLLNIGDNYSILFLQGGATLQFSMVPLNLMPPIKKADYILTGAWAKKAAKEAKREGEVSIAASTETENFNRIPKQNELKLNPDAAYAHYTSNNTIFGTEFKYIPETGNVPLVCDMSSDMLHNYFDINKFGLIYAGAQKNMGPSGVTLVIIRNDLLERSSDSLHTYMNYKIHVENESMYNTPATFGVYIMGLVFKWILNLGGLETMYKMNVEKADILYNYMDESDGYYKGTAVKEDRSLMNVTFRLPNEDLEKKIIAEATAKGFSGLKGHRSVGGLRASIYNAFPKKGVADLVEFMEDFKKNN comes from the coding sequence ATGAGTGAAAGAATTTATAATTTTAGCGCCGGACCGGCAGTTTTGCCGGAGGAAGTATTATTGGAAGCTCAGGCAGATTTGGTGAACTATAAAAATTTGGGTATGTCTGTAATGGAAATGAGTCACCGCTCCAAAGCTTATGATAACATTTTCAAAACGGCGGAATCAGATCTTAGAAAATTATTGAATATTGGAGATAATTATTCGATTTTATTTTTACAAGGCGGCGCTACATTGCAATTTTCTATGGTTCCTTTAAATTTAATGCCTCCAATTAAAAAAGCGGATTATATACTAACTGGCGCTTGGGCAAAAAAAGCCGCAAAAGAAGCAAAACGTGAAGGTGAAGTTTCAATTGCCGCTTCAACAGAAACAGAAAATTTCAATAGAATTCCAAAGCAAAATGAATTAAAACTCAATCCAGATGCGGCTTATGCGCATTATACTTCAAACAATACAATATTTGGTACTGAATTCAAATACATACCCGAAACAGGAAATGTTCCGTTGGTTTGCGATATGTCGTCGGACATGCTGCATAATTATTTTGACATAAACAAATTTGGATTAATATATGCCGGCGCTCAAAAAAATATGGGACCATCCGGAGTTACACTTGTAATAATTAGAAATGATTTGCTTGAAAGAAGCAGTGACAGTCTGCATACTTATATGAACTATAAAATTCACGTTGAAAATGAATCAATGTACAATACTCCTGCTACGTTCGGCGTTTATATTATGGGATTAGTATTTAAATGGATTTTAAATCTTGGCGGACTTGAAACAATGTATAAAATGAATGTGGAAAAAGCCGATATTCTCTATAATTATATGGATGAAAGCGACGGATATTATAAAGGTACCGCTGTTAAAGAAGATCGTTCATTAATGAATGTTACTTTCAGATTACCAAATGAAGATTTGGAAAAGAAAATTATTGCCGAAGCAACCGCTAAAGGTTTTTCCGGATTGAAAGGTCATCGATCTGTTGGAGGTTTAAGAGCTTCAATTTACAACGCATTCCCTAAAAAGGGTGTAGCGGATTTAGTTGAATTTATGGAAGATTTTAAGAAAAATAATTAA
- a CDS encoding DUF1015 domain-containing protein, protein MAVIKPFKAFRPAEKLAHLVASVPYDVVNREESANLAAENPYNFLRVTRSEIELAENTNSYDKSVYEKARDNFQKFVKEKYLVQDNEERFYIYHLTMGEQKQVGIAATFSVDDYENDIIKKHEKTRKAKEDDRTNHIITTDAQTGAVFLTYKGIDKVNKIIEKTMDEVEPIYNFTTNDGIIHKIWILPKEYNSEIIDEIAKTKFLYIADGHHRAASAARARAVKKESNPNHNGKEEYNFFMAVLFPAEQLKILPYNRVIFDLKGMSNEQFLDKIKNNFTVESSDSASPKNVKNICLYISDKWYLLKPNENVKKADNFGGNLDVSILENYLLKPVLGIEDIRTDTTIDFIGGIRGTSELEKLVKSGKAKAAFSMYPVSINDLINISDAGEIMPPKSTWFEPKLRDGLVVHII, encoded by the coding sequence ATGGCGGTTATTAAACCTTTTAAAGCATTTCGTCCTGCGGAAAAACTTGCTCATCTTGTAGCAAGCGTACCTTATGATGTTGTTAATAGAGAAGAATCGGCAAATCTTGCGGCAGAAAATCCATATAATTTTTTACGAGTTACAAGATCGGAAATAGAGCTTGCGGAAAACACGAATTCTTATGATAAATCCGTTTATGAAAAGGCAAGAGATAATTTTCAAAAATTTGTTAAGGAAAAATATTTAGTTCAAGATAATGAAGAAAGATTTTATATATATCATTTAACAATGGGCGAACAAAAGCAAGTTGGAATTGCGGCAACTTTTTCAGTTGATGATTATGAAAATGATATTATCAAGAAGCATGAAAAGACCAGAAAAGCTAAAGAAGACGATAGAACAAATCATATTATAACTACAGATGCTCAAACCGGCGCGGTTTTTTTAACGTATAAAGGAATAGATAAAGTAAATAAGATTATTGAAAAAACAATGGATGAAGTAGAGCCTATTTATAATTTTACTACCAATGATGGGATTATTCATAAAATTTGGATTCTTCCCAAAGAATATAATTCAGAAATAATTGATGAAATTGCCAAAACCAAATTTTTATACATTGCCGATGGACATCATAGAGCAGCGAGCGCTGCCAGAGCAAGAGCTGTAAAAAAAGAAAGTAATCCAAATCATAACGGTAAGGAAGAATATAATTTCTTTATGGCGGTTTTATTTCCGGCGGAACAATTAAAGATTTTGCCTTATAACAGAGTTATTTTTGATTTAAAGGGAATGTCGAATGAACAATTTTTAGATAAAATAAAAAATAATTTTACAGTCGAAAGTTCTGATTCAGCTTCACCAAAAAATGTGAAAAATATTTGTTTATATATTTCCGACAAATGGTATTTACTTAAACCTAATGAAAATGTTAAGAAAGCTGATAATTTCGGAGGAAATTTAGACGTAAGTATTTTGGAAAATTATCTGCTTAAACCTGTTTTGGGCATTGAAGATATTAGAACCGATACAACAATTGATTTTATTGGTGGTATTAGAGGAACATCTGAATTAGAAAAATTGGTTAAAAGCGGAAAAGCTAAAGCGGCATTTTCCATGTATCCCGTTTCAATAAATGATCTGATAAATATTTCGGATGCCGGAGAAATTATGCCTCCTAAATCGACTTGGTTTGAGCCTAAACTGCGTGATGGTTTGGTTGTACATATTATTTAA
- a CDS encoding TlpA family protein disulfide reductase: MKKLIALILLIIIVFACSQDKQQKFSVVPEKPETGNEITINFIPDKENLKNVSEMEMLVYSFGVELLNTSKVVLTKDKNTWTGKFKIDNETKGLIAKFKSGEIFDDNDQLGYVIPIYDKDKNELVGFKAGLGNIYQRWASAISLKKDSELANKYFKEEFAKHPELKGDFLNGYVSSFPKNKIDSAASAEIELIEEKDNLSQNELEFLANWTKNLGDHVKSLKYVELIEKEYPQSNLVKSKYYTKFRNMLTIEKKLNVFNEYVKIDKDSDLLQYMLSSIVSQQVKENKISNAEKMLSDYTNMTNSNIYNGIAWRLFETKKNLKDALKYSEKGIELARKEVENPTGKKPPYVDESEWKTSKKNSLAMILDTYGNIQSELGNNNAAVKSFEEAVQITESDMSEINESYISALFKLGDFEKVKQKAEQFISAGKSTNKMKEILKEAFIKTGGTKDNLDKYLGEINASANENMKEKLKSSIMNKPAPKFTLKDLKGNPVSLADFKGQTVIVDFWATWCGPCLQSFPIMEKAVNKFGKERNVKFLFVNTWERVDDKLKNATDFIAKNKYPFHVLLDDKNEVIDSYGVEGIPTKFIIDKNGNIRFKSVGLEGTEDEILAELDQMITLVQ; this comes from the coding sequence ATGAAAAAACTAATCGCATTAATATTACTTATAATTATTGTTTTTGCTTGCTCGCAAGATAAACAGCAAAAGTTTTCAGTTGTTCCCGAAAAACCTGAAACTGGAAATGAAATTACAATAAATTTTATTCCCGATAAAGAAAATTTAAAAAATGTTTCGGAAATGGAAATGTTAGTTTATTCTTTTGGAGTTGAACTTTTAAACACAAGCAAAGTAGTTTTAACTAAAGATAAAAACACTTGGACAGGGAAATTTAAAATTGATAATGAAACAAAAGGATTGATCGCAAAATTTAAATCCGGTGAAATTTTTGATGATAATGATCAGCTTGGTTATGTAATTCCGATTTATGACAAAGATAAAAATGAACTTGTTGGATTTAAAGCCGGCTTAGGTAACATATACCAACGTTGGGCAAGTGCAATAAGTTTGAAAAAAGACAGTGAATTGGCAAATAAATATTTCAAGGAAGAATTCGCCAAACATCCTGAATTGAAAGGTGATTTTCTTAATGGTTATGTGAGTTCTTTTCCTAAGAACAAAATCGACAGTGCGGCTTCTGCCGAAATTGAGCTAATTGAAGAAAAAGATAATTTATCTCAAAACGAATTGGAGTTTTTGGCAAATTGGACAAAGAACTTGGGCGATCATGTAAAATCATTAAAATATGTTGAACTAATTGAAAAAGAATATCCTCAATCAAATTTGGTTAAATCTAAATATTATACAAAATTCAGAAATATGTTAACCATTGAAAAAAAGTTAAATGTATTTAATGAATATGTTAAAATTGATAAGGATAGCGATTTACTTCAATATATGCTTTCGAGTATCGTTAGTCAGCAAGTAAAAGAAAATAAAATATCAAATGCCGAAAAGATGTTGTCTGATTATACAAATATGACGAATTCAAACATATACAATGGTATTGCTTGGAGATTGTTTGAAACCAAAAAAAATCTTAAAGACGCGTTAAAATATTCCGAAAAAGGAATCGAACTAGCGAGAAAAGAAGTTGAAAATCCAACCGGTAAAAAACCGCCTTACGTTGATGAAAGTGAATGGAAAACTTCTAAAAAGAATTCTTTGGCAATGATATTGGATACTTACGGAAATATTCAAAGTGAGTTGGGCAATAATAATGCGGCGGTTAAATCATTTGAAGAAGCTGTTCAAATAACCGAATCTGATATGTCAGAAATTAATGAAAGCTATATTTCGGCATTATTTAAATTAGGTGATTTTGAAAAGGTTAAACAGAAAGCCGAGCAATTTATTTCTGCGGGAAAAAGTACTAATAAAATGAAAGAAATTTTGAAAGAAGCTTTTATTAAAACCGGCGGAACTAAAGATAATTTAGATAAATATCTTGGTGAAATTAATGCAAGTGCAAATGAAAATATGAAGGAAAAATTAAAAAGCTCTATTATGAATAAACCTGCTCCAAAATTCACCTTAAAGGATCTTAAAGGAAACCCGGTAAGTTTGGCAGATTTTAAAGGACAAACAGTAATTGTAGATTTTTGGGCAACTTGGTGCGGACCATGTTTGCAATCATTTCCAATTATGGAAAAGGCGGTTAATAAATTTGGCAAAGAAAGAAATGTTAAATTTTTATTCGTTAACACTTGGGAAAGAGTAGACGACAAATTAAAAAACGCGACGGATTTTATTGCTAAAAATAAGTATCCGTTTCATGTTTTACTTGACGATAAAAATGAAGTTATAGATAGCTATGGAGTTGAAGGAATTCCTACTAAATTCATTATTGATAAAAATGGAAATATTAGATTTAAAAGCGTTGGATTGGAAGGAACAGAAGACGAAATTTTAGCTGAACTTGATCAGATGATCACATTGGTTCAATAA
- a CDS encoding DUF2203 domain-containing protein — translation MFDQDVKYFTPQEANRTLPLVRKIVKDILDHSFELKTISDSVDGDIKNNQEAQNLIYAINGFMEELEEIGCFYKDWNFNVGLVDFPAVVNNEEVYLCWKSDEEKIIYYHGINDGYKGRKLIPEQYFKNPY, via the coding sequence ATGTTTGATCAAGACGTAAAATATTTTACCCCTCAAGAAGCAAATAGAACTTTGCCTTTGGTAAGAAAAATAGTTAAGGATATTTTAGATCACAGTTTCGAATTAAAAACAATTTCGGATTCTGTTGACGGAGATATAAAAAATAATCAAGAAGCACAAAATTTAATTTATGCTATTAACGGATTTATGGAAGAATTGGAAGAAATAGGATGTTTTTATAAAGATTGGAATTTTAATGTTGGCTTGGTTGATTTTCCTGCAGTTGTAAATAATGAAGAAGTTTACTTATGTTGGAAAAGTGATGAAGAAAAAATTATTTATTACCACGGAATTAATGATGGCTACAAAGGAAGGAAATTAATTCCCGAACAATATTTTAAAAATCCTTATTAA
- a CDS encoding OsmC family protein: protein MAQHKAVVKQIQGISMVGKADSNHWIAMDGPENFGGNNAGTRPKELILIGLAGCTAADVISILEKKRIKLADFEIQISAESAESHPKVFTKIHLEFVITGKDIKETDVQRAIELSQTTYCSVTAMLQKSVEITHSYTIKEEK, encoded by the coding sequence ATGGCACAGCACAAAGCGGTAGTTAAACAAATACAAGGGATTTCAATGGTTGGCAAAGCTGATTCAAATCATTGGATTGCGATGGACGGTCCCGAAAATTTTGGCGGTAACAATGCAGGTACAAGACCGAAAGAACTTATTTTAATTGGTCTTGCAGGTTGTACAGCCGCAGATGTGATTTCCATTTTAGAGAAGAAAAGAATAAAATTAGCCGATTTTGAAATACAAATTTCCGCGGAATCCGCAGAATCGCATCCAAAAGTATTTACAAAAATTCACTTGGAATTTGTAATTACAGGAAAAGATATTAAAGAAACGGATGTTCAACGCGCGATTGAATTATCGCAAACGACATATTGCAGCGTTACCGCAATGCTTCAAAAATCTGTCGAAATTACGCATTCATATACAATTAAAGAAGAAAAATAA
- a CDS encoding thioredoxin family protein has product MTDIKSQIEYDEFIESNRAALFYFSTPQCNVCKVLKPKVQELLNEKFPKIKMAYVDCETMKEVAAQNRIFAVPTILVFIDGKEFLRKSRNISLLEFSDELERPYSLYFGLW; this is encoded by the coding sequence ATGACAGATATTAAATCGCAAATCGAATATGATGAATTCATTGAATCCAACAGAGCCGCTTTGTTTTACTTCAGTACTCCTCAATGCAATGTTTGTAAAGTTTTAAAACCAAAAGTTCAAGAGCTTTTAAATGAAAAATTCCCCAAAATAAAAATGGCTTATGTTGATTGCGAAACAATGAAAGAAGTTGCGGCGCAAAACAGAATATTTGCGGTACCAACAATTTTGGTTTTCATTGACGGGAAAGAGTTTCTAAGAAAATCAAGAAACATAAGTTTATTGGAGTTTAGTGATGAATTAGAAAGACCCTATTCATTGTATTTTGGTTTATGGTGA